In a genomic window of Methanosarcina horonobensis HB-1 = JCM 15518:
- a CDS encoding DUF2283 domain-containing protein: MPEGKKNIDLWRYDFETDTFFFRDKNLQYHTSIDMGNLILDLGEDGTPIGIELLDASKNFNVSKIVMKGIEGFNATIDVSETEIKVTIKAFVKLRNTKVEKVSVSYGVNDVNLQTGQTAMVS; the protein is encoded by the coding sequence ATGCCAGAAGGTAAAAAAAATATCGATCTATGGAGATATGATTTCGAAACGGATACTTTCTTTTTCCGTGATAAAAATCTACAATACCATACTTCGATAGATATGGGGAATTTGATACTAGATCTGGGGGAAGATGGAACTCCCATTGGTATAGAATTACTTGACGCCTCTAAAAATTTTAATGTTTCAAAAATTGTAATGAAAGGAATTGAAGGCTTTAATGCCACTATCGACGTTTCAGAAACCGAGATAAAAGTAACAATAAAAGCATTTGTTAAACTCAGAAACACTAAAGTTGAAAAAGTAAGTGTTTCGTATGGAGTCAATGACGTAAATTTGCAAACTGGGCAAACAGCTATGGTTAGTTAA
- the rsgA gene encoding ribosome small subunit-dependent GTPase A: protein MNDHCEAACSGNTSVNSLTDKIPGWNEELELAFSAYKGPYVPGRISSRHKTVCDVLIPGTVVQAGISGALQKIGKQPVVGDFVVLLDQPETGSRMVVNILPRRTCLSRGAAGDGGGEQIIAANLDTIFIVTSVGKDLNLRRLERYLAIVYSSGARPVILLNKIDLEDNPTQVVEKIQSIAGIVPVVPLSALSKTGLDALSPYLKPGETVALVGSSGVGKSTLINSLLGETVQKTGGIREDDEKGRHTTTVRQMFPLPNGAVLVDNPGIREIQLGDSAEGLEKAFSEIVDAARNCKFKDCTHRDEPGCAVLKAVEDGLISEERLASYHRLTEELIFQTKKAEIGLKRLEKERYKQIAVDIKKYKKFTGKQ, encoded by the coding sequence ATGAATGACCACTGCGAAGCGGCATGTTCAGGCAATACTTCGGTTAACAGTCTTACCGATAAAATTCCAGGATGGAATGAGGAGCTTGAACTGGCTTTTTCTGCCTACAAAGGTCCTTACGTTCCCGGAAGAATCTCTTCAAGGCACAAAACAGTCTGCGATGTTCTCATTCCTGGAACTGTCGTACAGGCAGGAATTTCCGGTGCACTCCAGAAAATCGGGAAGCAGCCGGTTGTAGGGGATTTTGTCGTTTTGCTTGACCAGCCCGAGACTGGTTCACGCATGGTTGTGAACATCCTGCCCAGGAGAACCTGCCTTTCAAGAGGAGCAGCAGGAGACGGAGGCGGGGAACAGATAATTGCTGCAAACCTTGATACTATTTTTATCGTGACTTCCGTTGGTAAGGATCTCAACCTTCGAAGGCTTGAAAGGTATCTCGCAATTGTATACTCTTCCGGGGCAAGACCTGTGATTTTACTTAACAAAATCGACCTTGAGGATAACCCAACCCAGGTGGTAGAAAAAATTCAGTCGATTGCAGGGATCGTGCCGGTTGTTCCGTTAAGCGCTCTTTCAAAAACCGGGCTTGATGCACTCAGTCCTTACCTGAAACCGGGGGAAACAGTTGCACTCGTAGGTTCCTCTGGTGTCGGAAAATCCACGCTTATCAACTCTCTTCTTGGTGAGACTGTCCAGAAAACTGGGGGTATCAGAGAAGACGATGAAAAAGGTAGGCACACAACTACAGTCCGTCAGATGTTCCCTCTTCCAAACGGAGCGGTTCTTGTAGACAACCCAGGGATCAGGGAAATCCAGCTCGGAGACTCTGCCGAAGGGCTTGAGAAAGCTTTTTCCGAGATTGTTGACGCAGCCCGCAATTGCAAGTTTAAAGACTGCACTCACCGGGACGAGCCGGGCTGTGCTGTACTTAAGGCGGTTGAGGATGGGCTTATTTCTGAGGAAAGGCTTGCCAGCTATCACAGGTTAACCGAAGAGCTAATATTCCAGACGAAAAAAGCTGAAATCGGGCTGAAGAGGCTTGAAAAGGAAAGATACAAACAAATAGCAGTGGACATAAAAAAGTATAAGAAATTTACGGGAAAGCAGTGA
- a CDS encoding Mth938-like domain-containing protein encodes MKPKINSTNFGSITVKGEPFEHDILIRLNGNVEKRRKKLSKKLYGTSHKISLAEAKYIYEKGADRLILGTGQTGYVELSKKAREYFEKKECKVKLLPTPKAIKIWNKSKGSTIAMFHVTC; translated from the coding sequence ATGAAACCAAAAATTAATTCCACAAATTTTGGTTCTATAACGGTCAAAGGGGAGCCCTTCGAGCACGACATTCTTATCCGACTGAACGGGAACGTAGAAAAACGCAGAAAAAAGCTTTCGAAAAAACTCTACGGGACGTCTCATAAAATCTCTCTTGCCGAAGCTAAATACATCTATGAAAAAGGAGCAGATAGGCTAATCCTGGGAACCGGGCAGACAGGTTATGTGGAGCTCTCAAAGAAAGCCAGGGAATATTTTGAGAAAAAAGAATGTAAGGTCAAACTTCTTCCAACCCCGAAAGCAATAAAAATCTGGAACAAAAGCAAGGGCAGTACCATCGCAATGTTTCACGTGACCTGCTGA
- a CDS encoding radical SAM protein has protein sequence MVGCQSVSWTYNEPTVWYEYTYNGAKFGKEAGLGTSYVTNGYITPEALEQIAPYLDAFSVDIKSFSEAFHREICGAKLVSVLEACLLAKQLGVHVEVVNLITLGRFKYNLILFYTV, from the coding sequence ATGGTAGGCTGCCAGTCGGTTTCCTGGACTTACAACGAGCCCACGGTCTGGTATGAGTATACTTACAACGGGGCAAAATTTGGAAAGGAAGCAGGTCTCGGGACAAGCTATGTAACTAACGGTTACATCACTCCTGAAGCCCTTGAGCAGATCGCACCTTATCTTGACGCCTTCAGCGTGGACATTAAGAGTTTTTCCGAAGCATTCCACCGGGAAATTTGCGGGGCAAAACTGGTTTCCGTACTTGAGGCATGTCTGCTTGCAAAGCAGCTCGGTGTCCATGTGGAGGTTGTAAACCTGATAACATTGGGGAGATTCAAGTATAATTTAAT
- a CDS encoding DUF362 domain-containing protein — MASKVYFADLRAKNPHESKISKIQKLFDEAGFVELLGAEDLTAIKIHFGEYGNDGYINPVFVRQVVDKVRTAGAKPFITDTNTLYSGSRHNAVDHLTTAIEHGFDYSVVRAPLIISDGLRSQNISEVEINQNHFKSVKIGSDIVAADSMIVMSHFKGHIVAGFGGSIKNLAMGCAPAAGKKDQHFPTSPQVNEELCIGCGKCVEICPTGAAALEGELSRIEVEACVSCGQCMEVCPAGAIDIDWEHDIPIFLEYMTEYARGAVKGKEGRVGYINFLLKITPDCDCVPWSDAPIVPDIGILASKDPVALDQASYDLVNRQKGLVGSALQCNHETGADKFKGTWPRVDGTHQLEYAKKIGLGSREYELIEI, encoded by the coding sequence ATGGCAAGTAAAGTCTATTTCGCAGACCTGAGGGCAAAAAATCCTCACGAAAGTAAGATTAGCAAGATCCAGAAGCTTTTTGACGAGGCGGGTTTTGTCGAACTGCTTGGAGCAGAAGACCTGACCGCTATCAAGATCCATTTTGGGGAATACGGGAACGACGGCTATATCAACCCTGTTTTTGTCCGGCAGGTGGTGGATAAAGTAAGGACAGCCGGAGCGAAACCATTTATCACTGACACAAATACCCTCTATTCAGGGAGCCGGCATAATGCAGTTGACCACCTGACAACAGCCATAGAACATGGTTTTGATTATTCTGTCGTCCGGGCTCCGCTTATAATTTCTGATGGGCTCAGGAGCCAGAACATATCAGAGGTTGAGATCAATCAAAATCACTTCAAGTCCGTAAAGATAGGGTCTGATATCGTTGCTGCGGATTCGATGATTGTAATGTCCCACTTCAAAGGGCACATTGTTGCAGGTTTCGGAGGGTCTATAAAGAACCTTGCAATGGGATGTGCACCTGCTGCCGGAAAGAAGGATCAGCACTTCCCTACAAGTCCGCAGGTCAATGAAGAATTGTGCATAGGCTGCGGGAAGTGTGTCGAAATCTGTCCAACAGGAGCAGCCGCCCTTGAAGGTGAACTATCAAGAATTGAAGTTGAAGCCTGCGTAAGCTGCGGGCAATGCATGGAAGTCTGTCCGGCAGGTGCCATTGATATAGACTGGGAACATGACATCCCGATTTTTCTTGAGTACATGACAGAATATGCACGTGGGGCAGTAAAAGGAAAAGAGGGCAGAGTAGGCTACATCAATTTCCTGCTTAAAATCACGCCTGACTGCGACTGTGTGCCCTGGAGCGATGCCCCTATTGTTCCTGATATAGGCATTCTAGCTTCAAAAGACCCTGTTGCCCTCGACCAGGCAAGCTATGACCTTGTAAACAGGCAGAAAGGGCTTGTGGGCTCTGCTCTTCAGTGCAACCATGAGACAGGAGCTGACAAGTTCAAAGGGACATGGCCCAGAGTTGACGGCACCCACCAGCTTGAGTACGCTAAGAAAATCGGGCTTGGGAGCAGGGAATATGAGCTAATTGAGATTTGA
- a CDS encoding Fic family protein, whose product MPAERDEEHLLKVGYTYLIEFYDLEVFPHYCKSFISEKGPRRTEERDGTVWNIFPSGYFPGESTGEQLEFALKYEGVNLQVLAFLFEKVDPDEICEFVKKKPSGKYTRKIWFLYEFLTEKKLPLEDLKAVRYVDLLEEETYYTADRVSSKRHRVYNNLPGNKEFCPLVRKTNLLNNFEAEGLDRRCKSLLKEYPEPMLRRALSYFYTKETKSSFDIEHSKPDQKRSIRFIELLKLAGQKDFCNRDSLIELQKTVIEPRFAGDDYRMTQNYVGESIGRYQEIVHFIPPSPDDLPDLMEGLLRTCKRILSSEIHPVVSAAVVSFGFVFLHPFEDGNGRVHRFLIHHVLGQTGFTPRGVIFPVSATMLKNLDRYDETLELFSKPLLHFVEYTLDEEKRITAQGNHANYYRYIDMTLFTEYLFATILDTIDSEMEAELEYLRNYDRARFVIREIVDMPDRLLDVFITISLQNRGKLSGKKRKSIFSMLTDEEIEKMENCMQKIFGYKNA is encoded by the coding sequence ATGCCTGCTGAAAGAGATGAAGAACATCTTTTGAAAGTCGGATACACTTACCTGATTGAATTTTACGACCTTGAGGTTTTCCCCCACTACTGTAAATCTTTTATTTCGGAAAAAGGCCCAAGGAGAACTGAAGAAAGGGATGGAACTGTCTGGAATATCTTTCCTTCAGGTTATTTCCCCGGGGAATCAACCGGAGAGCAGCTTGAGTTTGCCCTGAAGTATGAAGGAGTAAATCTCCAGGTCCTTGCTTTCCTGTTTGAAAAAGTTGATCCCGATGAGATTTGTGAGTTTGTTAAGAAAAAACCTTCAGGGAAATATACACGGAAAATCTGGTTTTTATATGAGTTCCTGACCGAAAAAAAGCTACCCCTTGAAGACTTAAAAGCGGTAAGGTATGTAGACCTGCTGGAAGAGGAAACTTACTATACAGCTGATAGGGTTTCGAGCAAGAGGCATAGAGTTTACAATAACCTTCCGGGAAATAAGGAGTTCTGTCCTCTTGTGCGAAAAACCAATCTTTTGAATAATTTCGAAGCTGAGGGCCTGGACAGGCGCTGTAAATCCCTTCTAAAAGAATATCCTGAACCTATGCTCAGGAGAGCCCTATCTTACTTTTATACAAAGGAAACAAAATCATCTTTCGATATAGAACACTCCAAGCCTGACCAGAAACGCAGTATTCGTTTTATAGAACTTTTGAAACTGGCAGGTCAAAAGGATTTCTGCAACAGGGATTCCCTGATAGAGCTCCAGAAAACGGTAATAGAACCAAGGTTTGCAGGTGACGATTACCGAATGACCCAGAACTATGTCGGAGAAAGCATAGGAAGGTACCAGGAAATTGTGCACTTCATTCCCCCTTCACCCGATGATCTTCCAGATCTCATGGAAGGGCTCCTGAGGACCTGTAAACGCATTCTCTCTTCGGAAATCCATCCTGTAGTTTCAGCAGCAGTAGTTTCTTTTGGTTTTGTTTTCCTTCACCCTTTTGAAGATGGGAATGGCAGAGTGCATCGTTTTCTAATTCATCATGTCCTTGGACAAACCGGTTTTACCCCCAGAGGTGTGATTTTTCCGGTTTCGGCAACGATGCTCAAAAACCTTGACAGGTATGATGAGACCCTTGAACTGTTTTCAAAGCCCCTTTTACATTTCGTAGAGTATACCCTTGATGAGGAAAAAAGAATTACCGCACAGGGAAACCATGCAAACTACTACCGTTACATTGACATGACACTGTTTACAGAATATCTTTTCGCCACAATTCTTGACACTATTGACTCGGAAATGGAAGCAGAATTAGAGTACTTGAGAAATTATGACCGTGCCAGGTTCGTAATCAGGGAAATCGTTGACATGCCAGACCGCCTGCTGGACGTTTTTATAACTATCAGCCTCCAGAACAGGGGCAAACTCTCAGGAAAAAAGCGCAAGTCTATATTTTCCATGCTCACGGATGAAGAGATTGAAAAAATGGAAAACTGCATGCAGAAGATTTTTGGATATAAAAATGCCTGA